The region AACACACCATCCCACTGCCAATGCTGCCCGGCTGCACAGGGCTCGGCGAGTCGTACCTGTTGCAGTTCATGTTCCGGCTCAATGGAACTCAGCAAACGGGCTTGCGGCTGCATCATCAGCACCGCCTGTGCACCACCAGTGTGGTCACTATCCCGGTGACTCAGCACCAACGTATCCAGTCGCACATCCAAAGCCCGCAACAGGGGTACCAGTACACGGTGTCCGGCATCACTTTCACGGCTAAAGCGTGGGCCAGCGTCGTATAACAAAGCATGATGGGCAGTGCGCAGCAACACCGCATTGCCCTGACCAATGTCTGCCGCCAAAAGCTCAAACTGCCCCATCGGGGGGCGGGGAGCCTGCCACAGCAACACCGGCAACAGCAGTGGCACACCCAGCAGCCGCCAACTCATGGGCAAACGCCAAGCCAACAACACCCCGCCCAATACCCCTGCAATGCCGGCCCACACTGGTGCCTGGGCGCTGGCATAGGTTGCCCAAGGCCAGGCGGCCAACTGACTCAAAAATGCCGTAAGCAACGCCACCGACCAAGCCGCAACCTGCCAAAGTGCTGGCCAAAACGTACCCAACAAAGCCAGAGGGGTCACGCACAAAGTGACCCACGGGATCGCCAGCGCATTCGCCAGCAGTCCCACCAAAGAAACCTGACCAAACAACAACAGACTCAAGGGTGTGAGTGCCAGCGTGATCACCCACTGCTCACGCATCAAGGTAACAAATTGGCCTCTAGCACCCGTTTTACCTGCGCTAAAAGCTCCAGAATCTGTAGCAAACAACACACCCACCGCCACAAAACTCAGCCAAAAACCGGCCTGTAACAACGCCCACGGGTCCATCAGAACCACCACAGCGCAAGCCAGTAACCATACCAGTGGCCATGGCCATCGCAAACCCAGCAAACGCAATACACCCACAGTGACCAGCATCAGCACGGTGCGCTGCGCCGGCACCCCCCAGCCACTGAACAAGGCATAAGCCAGCGCCAAAATGATGCCTCCCACCAATGCCGCACTGGGGGCACTCACCCGCAAGCACAGCCAGCTTGAGCGCCGCCACAACCACCCCACCAGCAGTGCGGCACCCCAGGCAAACATGGTCACGTGCAAGCCAGAAATACTCATCAGGTGCGCCACACCGGTGGCACGAAACACATCCCAGTCACTGCGCTCAATGGCGGCCTGATCACCCACGACGAGTGCGGCCAGCAGCCCCGCCACATGGGGGTCATCAGGCACATGGGCATAGATGCGCTCGCGAACCTGGCCGCGTGCCCATTCCACCGGGTAGCGCCATGTAATGCCCAGTAATTCAGGTATCGGATCTTTGGGGCCAGCGCGCACATAGCCGGTAGCTTGAACGCCCTGCTCCCACTGCCAAAGCTCGTAATCAAAGCCGTGAGGGTTGAGCGCCCCGTGCGGTGCTTTCAGGCGAACTGTCATTTGCCAACGCTCTCCCGCCTGCAAGGCTGCGGGTACACGTTGCAGTTCCCCCCGCAATTCGCCTGGGCCATCCCCTTTGGCAAACACACCGCTGTACCAGGCCAGCTCCAGCTTTTGCGGCACGCGCACGGTTTGACCGTCCTGCTGCGCCGTCTGAACCGCCAGGCGAAAACGCAGACCCGCTTCATTGCGCTGCGGCATGGAAGACACCACCCCCGTGATGACCAGGTTACGCCCTTCCAGTTCAGGCATCAGAGTCTGGCGCTCAAAAATCAGGGCGCGCCAACCTGTCAGGCCAAAGAGCAACAGCAGGCCAGCCAGCACCCAAGCACTCATGCGCATCCAGGGTGCAATTTTTTTGATAGCTGCCAGCGCAATTAGAACAAGCGCTACAGCCATAAAAAGCCCATAAGATGAAGCATCCCACAATTGCGGCTGAGCAATCTGCAAACCGGCCCCCAATACCGAGGCCAGCAACACAGGGGGCAGAACATCCAGTCTCATGCC is a window of Rhodoferax lithotrophicus DNA encoding:
- a CDS encoding DNA internalization-related competence protein ComEC/Rec2 yields the protein MRLDVLPPVLLASVLGAGLQIAQPQLWDASSYGLFMAVALVLIALAAIKKIAPWMRMSAWVLAGLLLLFGLTGWRALIFERQTLMPELEGRNLVITGVVSSMPQRNEAGLRFRLAVQTAQQDGQTVRVPQKLELAWYSGVFAKGDGPGELRGELQRVPAALQAGERWQMTVRLKAPHGALNPHGFDYELWQWEQGVQATGYVRAGPKDPIPELLGITWRYPVEWARGQVRERIYAHVPDDPHVAGLLAALVVGDQAAIERSDWDVFRATGVAHLMSISGLHVTMFAWGAALLVGWLWRRSSWLCLRVSAPSAALVGGIILALAYALFSGWGVPAQRTVLMLVTVGVLRLLGLRWPWPLVWLLACAVVVLMDPWALLQAGFWLSFVAVGVLFATDSGAFSAGKTGARGQFVTLMREQWVITLALTPLSLLLFGQVSLVGLLANALAIPWVTLCVTPLALLGTFWPALWQVAAWSVALLTAFLSQLAAWPWATYASAQAPVWAGIAGVLGGVLLAWRLPMSWRLLGVPLLLPVLLWQAPRPPMGQFELLAADIGQGNAVLLRTAHHALLYDAGPRFSRESDAGHRVLVPLLRALDVRLDTLVLSHRDSDHTGGAQAVLMMQPQARLLSSIEPEHELQQVRLAEPCAAGQHWQWDGVFFEVLHPQAADYTGVRKTNAMSCTLRISNGTQTALLAGDIEQTQETRLVASGAPLAADVLLVPHHGSKTSSSAAFLDVVHPRMALVQSGYRNRFGHPASPVLVRYAERHITVVDTPHCGAVRWQSWQAQGVTCEREVQRRYWHHQVP